The following are from one region of the Nymphalis io chromosome 21, ilAglIoxx1.1, whole genome shotgun sequence genome:
- the LOC126776679 gene encoding LOW QUALITY PROTEIN: sodium-coupled neutral amino acid transporter 9-like (The sequence of the model RefSeq protein was modified relative to this genomic sequence to represent the inferred CDS: deleted 2 bases in 1 codon; substituted 1 base at 1 genomic stop codon) → MQCIYIYLYIFLLAFMSALCLYTAHILLRVNVHHGGARCEVPALCHALLGGGAAGAAHAFSVLVLLGANVVYWLLITNFLYHTVNYFMDVETVNSTVYNTSLLCLLXSPSNQPMVEPSPYWGLHTTVPFYVAIIVFPLLCFRNVSFFTKFNSLGTLSVFYLLLFVIVKGWTWEINMGDLMVTQGRGSSDAAVLSGMLGLSFYIHNIIITIMGNNARQDKNGRDLTIAFLLVTITYMLVGAIFYICFPLSQSCIEDNILNNFEMHDVMTEIARALLLFQVVTVYPLVVFMLRAKAAQLCRAPAPAVNVGVVALCILVACLCPDIGTIIRYTGAVSGLVHVFALPALLQMQSLRLRRKLTCWKAIFYSLIIAFGTVNLVMQFFIA, encoded by the exons AtgcagtgtatatatatatatttatatatattcctgcTCGCTTTCATGTCGGCCCTGTGTCTCTACACGGCCCACATACTCCTCAGGGTCAACGTGCATCATGGCGGCGCGCGCTGCGAGGTGCCGGCGCTGTGCCACGCGCTGctgggcggcggcgcggcgggcgcggcgcacGCCTTCAGCGTGCTCGTGCTGCTCGGCGCCAACGTCGTCTACTGGCTGCTCATCACCAACTTCCTGTACCATACCGTCAACTACTTCATGGACGTGGAAACGGTAAACTCGACAGTTTACAACACAAGCCTCCTATGTCTCCTCTGATCA CCTTCGAATCAACCAATGGTGGAGCCGTCACCGTACTGGGGTCTGCACACCACGGTTCCCTTTTACGTGGCAATCATCGTCTTCCCGTTGCtttgttttagaaatgtttcatttttcACCAAATTTAACTCTTTAGGAACTCTATCAGTGTTCTACTTGCTGCTATTTGTAATAGTGAAGGGTTGGACTTGGGAAATTAACATGGGGGACCTGATGGTGACTCAGGGGAGAGGAAGCAGTGACGCGGCCGTGCTCAGTGGGATGCTCGGCCTTTCTTtctatatacataacattataatcACGATTATGGGCAATAATGCGAGACAAGATAAAAACGGTCGCGACCTAACAATAGCTTTCCTGCTGGTAACCATAACTTACATGCTTGTCGGagccatattttatatatgctttCCGCTCTCCCAGTCTTGCATCGAAGATAATATTCTAAACAATTTCGAAATGCATGACGTGATGACAGAAATTGCGCGAGCGTTACTTCTTTTTCAGGTGGTGACGGTGTACCCACTGGTGGTGTTCATGCTGCGCGCAAAGGCGGCGCAGCTGTGCCGCGCGCCAGCGCCGGCCGTCAACGTGGGCGTGGTGGCGCTCTGCATACTCGTGGCCTGCCTCTGTCCCGACATCGGCACCATCATCAGATATACGGGCGCGGTGAGCGGGTTGGTGCATGTGTTCGCGTTGCCAGCCTTGCTGCAAATGCAGTCTCTACGACTACGAAGGAAGTTGACTTGCTGgaaagcaatattttattccCTTATTATAGCCTTCGGGACTGTTAATCTTGTAATGCAGTTTTTTATTGCGTAA